Proteins from one Staphylococcus sp. IVB6214 genomic window:
- the trpC gene encoding indole-3-glycerol phosphate synthase TrpC, producing MTILDDIVAYKRTLLQSGYYETLLGQLPRNDANHKPTLESLIEQDERIAVIAEVKSKSPSVSDIPTRNLEGQVAAYTEAGASAISILTDERYFGGSFERLATLTQKTSLPVLCKDFIIDRRQIDVAVHAGASIVLLIVNILSDVELESLHTYAQQQGLEVLVEVHDEDELSRALRIQPTFIGINNRDLKTFKTDVQHTVNILKSRQAGIHYISESGIRTVADVSQVAQVGVDGVLVGETLMKANHVSETLARLKVTKRAN from the coding sequence ATGACAATATTAGATGACATCGTCGCATATAAAAGAACGCTATTACAGTCGGGATATTACGAGACATTACTTGGGCAGTTACCACGTAATGATGCCAATCATAAACCGACATTGGAATCATTGATTGAACAAGATGAACGAATTGCCGTAATTGCTGAAGTGAAATCGAAAAGTCCATCTGTATCAGATATTCCAACTCGTAACTTGGAAGGACAAGTGGCAGCGTATACAGAAGCAGGAGCGTCAGCGATTTCGATATTAACAGATGAACGATATTTTGGTGGGAGCTTTGAACGCTTAGCGACACTTACACAAAAAACATCATTACCTGTGTTATGCAAAGACTTTATCATTGATCGTCGGCAAATTGATGTGGCGGTTCATGCAGGCGCATCCATTGTGTTATTAATCGTCAATATTCTGTCAGATGTTGAATTGGAATCACTCCACACCTATGCACAACAACAAGGGCTAGAAGTTCTTGTAGAAGTCCACGATGAAGACGAACTCTCTCGTGCTTTGCGCATACAACCCACTTTTATCGGTATTAACAACCGAGATTTAAAGACTTTTAAAACAGACGTACAACATACTGTTAATATTTTAAAGTCACGTCAAGCAGGCATCCACTATATCTCAGAAAGTGGTATTCGCACGGTGGCAGATGTGTCACAAGTAGCGCAAGTGGGTGTCGATGGTGTACTCGTCGGTGAGACGTTGATGAAGGCAAATCACGTATCTGAGACGTTGGCTCGCTTGAAAGTGACGAAGAGAGCGAACTAA
- the trpD gene encoding anthranilate phosphoribosyltransferase translates to MTLLKQLIHQQNLSTSQIEQFTKTLLSDSTELAEKLALLTAFTMKGTTADELYDLSRAMIRTMYPEQPHLTDSICVCGTGGDDSNSFNISTTVAFVVAAAGAKVVKHGNKSVTSQSGSVDILQALDVPITQVADVAKQVASTNLAFLNATNTYPIMRHLQPVRQQLPVPTVFNLLGPIINPFALDYQVMGVYDKTKMNDIAHALYKLGRQRALVVHGANGMDEATLSGDNTIVEVNQETGMRIYTLNAREVGLRTAEDAALVGGTPEENKEITLGILKGEDMSCRRDVVLLNAGLALYAAKRAETIEAGVALARQTIDEGRAYTQYEKSRSVAV, encoded by the coding sequence ATGACGTTACTTAAACAATTAATACATCAGCAAAACTTAAGCACCAGTCAAATAGAGCAATTTACGAAGACACTATTGTCGGATAGTACAGAACTCGCTGAAAAATTAGCATTACTGACAGCATTTACAATGAAAGGAACAACAGCAGACGAACTTTATGACCTCAGTCGTGCGATGATTCGAACGATGTATCCAGAACAACCGCATCTAACAGATAGTATTTGTGTTTGTGGAACAGGGGGCGACGACTCGAATAGCTTCAATATCTCGACGACAGTCGCTTTTGTAGTCGCGGCAGCAGGGGCTAAGGTTGTTAAACATGGTAATAAAAGCGTCACGTCACAGTCGGGCAGTGTCGATATTTTACAAGCGTTAGACGTTCCAATCACACAGGTAGCGGATGTGGCGAAACAAGTCGCATCTACCAATCTTGCCTTTTTGAATGCAACGAACACTTATCCGATTATGCGTCATCTACAACCTGTGCGTCAACAACTGCCTGTGCCAACTGTATTTAATTTGCTCGGTCCGATTATTAATCCATTTGCTTTAGATTATCAAGTGATGGGCGTGTATGATAAGACGAAAATGAACGATATTGCACATGCACTATATAAATTAGGGCGTCAACGTGCACTCGTTGTACATGGGGCAAATGGGATGGATGAAGCAACGTTGTCAGGTGATAATACGATTGTAGAGGTGAATCAAGAGACAGGAATGCGAATATACACGTTGAATGCACGTGAAGTAGGGTTACGTACCGCTGAAGATGCAGCTTTAGTTGGTGGCACACCTGAAGAGAACAAAGAGATTACGCTAGGAATTTTAAAGGGAGAAGACATGTCGTGTCGTCGAGATGTTGTGTTGCTGAATGCTGGATTGGCATTGTATGCCGCAAAACGTGCCGAAACAATTGAAGCGGGTGTAGCACTCGCACGTCAAACTATCGATGAAGGGCGCGCATATACACAATATGAAAAGAGTAGGAGTGTAGCAGTATGA
- a CDS encoding aminodeoxychorismate/anthranilate synthase component II, producing MILMIDNYDSFTYNLVDLLRKHDEVVIVYPDDPNVYDYEPSAVVLSPGPGHPNENDLLRRIIEYYHDCPILGICLGAQALYDYYGGVVEVGERIVHGKIDQLKYEAPSILYNDISEYSDIMRYHSLICQEDTLPDALIVTGRTRDSIQSFEHRSYPHFGVQYHPESFASPDVAKVVSNFMNRAVQEERKDDVT from the coding sequence ATGATACTGATGATTGATAACTATGATTCATTTACATATAACTTAGTCGACTTGTTAAGAAAGCACGACGAAGTAGTCATCGTGTATCCTGATGACCCCAATGTTTATGATTATGAACCATCGGCTGTTGTATTGTCGCCAGGGCCAGGTCATCCGAATGAAAATGACTTGCTGCGACGTATTATTGAGTACTATCATGACTGTCCTATTTTAGGAATTTGTCTAGGAGCACAAGCACTGTATGATTACTATGGTGGTGTTGTCGAAGTCGGTGAGCGTATTGTTCATGGTAAGATTGATCAGCTTAAATACGAAGCACCATCGATACTATACAATGATATATCGGAATATTCTGACATTATGCGCTATCACTCACTCATCTGCCAGGAAGACACATTGCCTGATGCGTTAATAGTGACAGGACGAACACGTGATAGCATTCAATCGTTTGAGCATCGTAGCTATCCACACTTTGGTGTGCAATATCATCCAGAGTCATTTGCGAGTCCAGATGTTGCAAAGGTTGTCTCAAACTTTATGAATAGGGCAGTACAGGAGGAACGAAAAGATGACGTTACTTAA
- a CDS encoding anthranilate synthase component I: MEICYRVIDAPVNPETLARHKQHKILFESATTKQTKGRFSILAFDVYGEMILTDSTLTIKTPKQIEVIEQQPFQALKERVAQQKASVTDVELAQLPFVSGFMGTFSFDFVRHAYPVLQQYPIKGSSSDVQLYMVEQVYVFDHFKESVYVIATNLFSGVGIEVLEQRVEKMIAEFENIALFEPPLPKILPDKEIKTSVDDETFKQYVMDFKRYICQGDMFQVVPSRIYHYAHHFGDQRDPLTFRLFQRLKRNNPSPYLFYVNMGEDILVGSSPESFVKVKGLEVLTNPIAGTIRRGQNVREDEQLADTLLADEKELSEHRMLVDLGRNDILRIAEPGSLKIPQLMTIERYEHVMHIVSEVTGRLPQDYSPIDVIASLLPTGTVSGAPKLRAIQRIYEQQPVRRGVYSGGVGYINCNHDLDLALAIRTMVIDDTDVRVEAGCGVVYDSIPEKELEETRLKAKSLLEVEL, from the coding sequence ATGGAAATATGTTATCGCGTGATAGATGCGCCTGTTAATCCAGAGACGTTAGCACGTCATAAGCAGCATAAAATTTTGTTTGAGAGTGCGACGACGAAACAAACGAAAGGACGGTTTTCAATTTTAGCATTTGATGTATATGGTGAGATGATTTTGACTGATAGCACATTGACGATAAAGACGCCAAAACAAATAGAAGTGATCGAACAACAACCATTTCAAGCGTTAAAAGAACGTGTAGCACAACAGAAAGCATCCGTTACAGATGTAGAACTAGCACAATTACCGTTTGTATCGGGCTTTATGGGGACGTTTAGCTTTGACTTTGTACGTCACGCTTATCCAGTATTACAACAATACCCGATAAAAGGTTCGAGTTCAGACGTGCAACTTTATATGGTGGAACAGGTGTATGTTTTTGATCATTTTAAAGAAAGTGTGTATGTGATTGCGACGAACTTATTTTCAGGTGTGGGCATAGAGGTGCTAGAACAGCGTGTTGAAAAAATGATAGCAGAGTTTGAAAATATAGCATTATTTGAGCCACCATTACCCAAAATATTGCCTGACAAAGAGATTAAAACTTCTGTGGATGATGAGACATTTAAACAATATGTGATGGACTTTAAGCGCTATATTTGTCAAGGAGATATGTTCCAAGTGGTACCGTCGCGCATTTATCACTATGCACATCATTTTGGTGATCAGCGTGATCCGTTGACTTTCCGATTGTTTCAAAGACTCAAGCGTAACAATCCGAGCCCGTACTTGTTTTATGTGAATATGGGAGAAGACATATTGGTGGGAAGTTCTCCAGAAAGCTTTGTGAAGGTGAAAGGGCTGGAAGTGTTAACGAATCCAATCGCAGGCACAATACGTCGTGGACAAAATGTACGAGAAGATGAGCAACTTGCAGATACGTTACTTGCTGATGAAAAGGAACTGAGTGAACATCGAATGCTTGTCGATCTGGGACGCAACGATATTTTAAGAATTGCGGAACCTGGTTCGCTCAAAATACCACAATTGATGACAATTGAACGTTATGAACATGTCATGCACATCGTCAGTGAAGTAACAGGACGTTTGCCACAAGATTATTCGCCGATTGATGTCATCGCCAGTCTACTACCGACAGGCACTGTATCCGGTGCGCCGAAGCTACGAGCGATTCAACGCATTTATGAACAACAACCTGTCCGACGTGGTGTATACAGTGGGGGTGTCGGCTACATTAACTGTAATCATGATCTCGACTTGGCATTAGCAATTCGTACGATGGTCATCGATGACACAGATGTCCGTGTTGAAGCGGGATGTGGCGTGGTGTATGATTCGATTCCGGAAAAAGAACTTGAAGAGACACGCTTAAAAGCAAAAAGCCTATTGGAGGTGGAACTATGA
- a CDS encoding putative sulfate exporter family transporter, with protein sequence MAYIKGLLLTVIIALVATVMGTSFPIIGSAVFAIVLGMIINNIVNLPDSFRPAIQYSSKKVLHYSIITLGFTLSFHAIGTIGLKSLPILMITLLFCLVASILLMKLLKIESSLGILIGVGTSICGGSAIAATSPVIKAKEEVIALSLSTVFLFNLLGVIIFPPLGHLFHMSQETFGFFAGTAINDTSSVVAASAVYGPKALEVATIVKLTRTLFIIPITLGLALWIAKQQTTTQHSKQPWYRAIPKFILWFLVAALMSSIFHFSDSVIAVFRQLAHFLITIALAGVGLTVKFQHFKQAGFKPILFGLLLWSSLTIVSLIILNYMIP encoded by the coding sequence ATGGCATACATTAAAGGATTATTGCTCACTGTCATCATAGCATTAGTCGCAACTGTTATGGGGACGTCTTTTCCTATTATAGGTAGTGCCGTCTTCGCAATTGTACTAGGGATGATAATCAACAACATCGTCAACTTACCTGATTCATTTCGACCTGCTATCCAATACAGCAGTAAAAAAGTGTTACATTATAGTATTATCACACTCGGTTTTACATTGAGCTTTCATGCTATCGGCACAATTGGTTTAAAATCTTTACCGATACTAATGATTACTTTATTGTTCTGTCTCGTTGCAAGCATCCTATTGATGAAACTGTTGAAGATTGAATCCTCACTCGGTATTTTGATCGGCGTTGGCACATCTATCTGTGGTGGCTCTGCAATTGCTGCAACAAGCCCTGTCATCAAAGCCAAAGAAGAAGTCATTGCTTTGAGCTTATCAACCGTCTTTCTATTCAATTTGCTCGGTGTCATCATCTTTCCACCGCTCGGCCATCTCTTTCATATGAGTCAAGAAACATTCGGTTTTTTTGCAGGAACAGCCATTAACGATACATCTAGCGTTGTCGCTGCAAGTGCTGTATACGGCCCTAAAGCATTAGAAGTTGCAACAATTGTAAAACTGACACGGACATTATTTATCATTCCCATCACACTAGGCCTTGCACTTTGGATAGCTAAACAACAAACAACCACACAACATTCCAAACAACCATGGTATCGTGCGATTCCTAAGTTTATTCTATGGTTTTTAGTCGCTGCGTTGATGAGTTCTATCTTCCACTTCTCAGATTCTGTTATCGCTGTATTCCGTCAGCTTGCACACTTCTTAATCACTATCGCGCTGGCAGGTGTTGGCTTAACCGTCAAATTCCAACATTTCAAACAAGCTGGCTTTAAACCCATCTTGTTCGGCCTTCTCTTATGGAGCAGTCTGACAATTGTCAGCTTAATCATCTTAAACTATATGATTCCTTAA
- a CDS encoding IS1182 family transposase, protein MYKEYNISQLSLPIETEISFPESDIALIINKLVESIPQETFNQYYNHRGPSSYHPKMMLKIVLYSYTQSVFSGRKMEFLLKDSCRMMWLAQGQVPSYRTINRFRVNPHMIDFIQVLFVGLRAQLLEDKVITEDALYIDGTKIEANANKYTFQWLGSTKHFSKGVIEKSNAVYKQLISEKIIPEIKRESSDELTKEELNRIEMHLDDKNETLTSKIEASQSVEIRKTLRKQRSKVRKYKKAIKDFKDRKIKYDEQMEIYGDRKSYSKTDHDATFMRMKNDHMKNGQLKPGYNLQIATNNQFILAFGVYSNPGDTRTLPSFLKSIKELYGDIPEYIVADAGYGSEQNYTMILDEFEKTLLITYSMYLKEKKRKYKNNPFITANWKYNEIDDYYVCPNNKELHFKSYRKRRDGYGYQRDFKLYKCEDCVGCPLRNECMNYRTNPTTTKSLYKNPTWDYFKAFTNKQLSDPKTKGIYKKRKIDVESAFGNLKANLGFQRLSVRTQSKVECELGIALMAVNIRKLAR, encoded by the coding sequence ATGTATAAAGAGTATAACATTTCTCAGCTTAGTCTGCCAATTGAAACTGAAATTTCTTTTCCCGAGAGTGATATTGCCCTCATTATTAATAAACTTGTAGAATCTATTCCCCAAGAAACTTTTAATCAATATTACAACCATAGAGGTCCTTCATCTTATCATCCTAAAATGATGTTAAAAATCGTTTTATACAGCTATACACAGTCTGTCTTTTCTGGTAGAAAAATGGAATTTCTACTTAAAGATAGTTGTCGTATGATGTGGTTAGCTCAAGGACAAGTCCCTTCATATCGTACAATCAATCGCTTTAGAGTTAATCCACACATGATAGATTTTATACAAGTTCTATTTGTGGGTCTTAGAGCGCAATTATTAGAAGACAAAGTGATTACAGAAGACGCCCTTTATATAGATGGAACGAAGATAGAGGCTAATGCCAATAAATATACTTTTCAATGGCTAGGTAGCACTAAGCATTTTAGTAAAGGGGTTATTGAAAAATCCAATGCGGTGTATAAACAGTTAATTTCAGAGAAGATCATACCTGAAATTAAGAGAGAATCTTCTGATGAACTAACGAAAGAAGAATTAAATCGTATTGAGATGCATTTAGATGATAAAAATGAAACGCTCACTTCTAAAATTGAAGCATCTCAAAGTGTAGAAATAAGAAAGACATTAAGAAAACAAAGAAGTAAAGTTAGAAAATATAAAAAAGCAATCAAAGATTTTAAAGATCGTAAAATAAAATATGATGAGCAGATGGAAATTTATGGTGACAGAAAAAGCTATTCTAAAACAGATCATGATGCGACCTTTATGAGAATGAAAAATGATCATATGAAGAATGGACAATTAAAGCCTGGCTATAATCTGCAGATTGCGACGAACAATCAGTTCATTTTGGCATTTGGTGTGTATAGTAATCCGGGTGATACGCGAACACTTCCTTCTTTTTTAAAATCAATCAAAGAATTATACGGTGACATTCCAGAGTACATTGTAGCTGATGCGGGATATGGTAGCGAACAAAACTATACGATGATTCTTGATGAATTCGAGAAAACACTACTCATCACATATAGTATGTATTTAAAAGAGAAGAAAAGAAAATATAAAAATAATCCATTCATAACAGCTAATTGGAAATATAATGAAATAGATGACTATTATGTATGTCCGAATAACAAAGAATTGCATTTCAAAAGTTATAGAAAAAGAAGAGACGGATATGGTTATCAGAGAGATTTCAAATTATATAAATGTGAAGATTGTGTTGGATGTCCTTTACGAAATGAATGTATGAATTACAGAACCAACCCAACTACAACAAAAAGCTTATATAAAAATCCAACTTGGGATTATTTTAAAGCATTCACAAATAAGCAGCTTTCAGATCCAAAAACGAAAGGCATCTACAAAAAACGAAAAATAGATGTCGAATCAGCATTTGGAAATCTGAAGGCTAATTTGGGTTTCCAAAGGTTATCAGTTCGCACTCAATCAAAGGTTGAATGCGAATTAGGAATCGCACTTATGGCAGTAAACATCAGAAAACTAGCCAGATAA